The following is a genomic window from Methanoplanus sp. FWC-SCC4.
GATATACACACAGGGACCGGAGGACAGAAGAAATAGGGTTATTCGACTATATACTTTGATATCTGCATAATCAGAAAATAGCCATATCATACCAGTGAAAGTAAACTGCGACAATCTCAGAAATCAGGTAAAATAAGAAGATCAATTCGATAGTATTTTCGGAATTTAACATTAAGATCGAAATATTACATCGAAGTGTACCCTTGAAAAACGTTTATCACTCCCCGGCTGAGTCAGGAAAGCCTAAACCCAAAAAGAGTTTTCAACAATTTCAATTCAGGATGATACTCATGGAATAAGTTAAGGACGAACTCATTAATGCCATGCATTCCGGAAGTATCAGCACAACCAGTCACGCATCATCCTGACCGGTTTCGCTTCGACTGAGGAGGAAACATATATCTCATGATGAAAACATTCAGACAGAAGGCACATATGCTGTGTCTTACATGCCTTATTTTATTCATTCTGTCCGGAACTGTGGTCTTTGCCGTTGAATCTCTCCCTGTTGGCACGAACCCCGGCCCTGTCTCTGAACAGTACTCCCCGCCGCCCGGCCTGATGCCTGTTGTCATTCTGCAGGGAAGCCCATATGAGATGGGATACCAATACGGCCTTCAGGTACCTGAATATCTCGCCATCGTCCGGGATTCGGTCTGGGCAGGTGCCCTCTCTGAGAAATCCTATGATGAAATTTTGGACGAATGCAGGGTTGATAAGGAGTATATCGCCAGGGAACTAAATGATTTTCAGTTCATCGAATTCTTTAAGGGTATCTCAGATGCCATGAACGATCAGGGGTACGCCTTCACGCCAGTCGACCCCATTGTCATGCTCTACTACGGAGGACACAATGGCCCGGCGCCGGAGGAACACTGTACTGCTTTCGCTGCCTATGGAAACGCCACGAACAACACGCTTATTGTCGGCGATAATTTTGATTATTACTCGGTGTCATCCAATTCCTACCAGGTTCTGCTGTTTCTTTACCCTGATAACGGCTATTCATGTATCATTCCGTCAGGTGCCGGACGGACCGGAAATAATGTTGTTGTTAATGAAAAAGGACTGGTCTATATTACGACCGCAGGACCCGCTCAGGGAGCCGGTGATACCGGCCCGGGCATCTCGGCCTTTCTTGAGCTCCCTTCAGTAGGGATGTCTGCCGCTTCTGTTCCTGAAGGAGAGGAAATCCTTCTGAACATTACACGGAGCTTCTCTCTCAGTCGCCTCCTGGCTGATACATCAGGGAATGCCGAGGTTATTGAGTCGACCCGTGAAAAATTTGCAATCCGCAATGGATCAGAGGATTTCATCATAGCTGCAAATCATTATCTGAATCCTGCGATGAAGGAGTCACAGAAGATCTGGGACCCGCTCCGGTATTATCCATCGAGTTATTACCGTTATATTACTGCAGAAAAACAGATCCGGGACGGATACGGGAAACTGGATTATGAGAACTTCAGGCATATCCTTTCATCATCTGACTGGTGGGACGGTCAGGCATGGCACCGGGACGACCGCTGGAGCAGCAACACCATTAACCGGTTCCGTCCGACTGGCGCAACGCTCTATTCTCTTATTACTGTTCCCGGGGACCGGGTGGTCAGCATCTGCCAGGGAAATCCGGATATGCCGGGGTGGGGAACACGGGCACCAGGTCAGACCGGAACCTATGTCAGCTTCACCCTCGGGAGCAGCCCTGAATATATGGTTTACAAGCTCAGATCAGATGCAGATGCCCATATGTGGGAGACTATTCAGCTCAGGGGTGATGCACCGGACACTTGGACTAATGAACAGTGGAATTCCATTGAGAATGATTACTGGGAAGGAAACTGGTGGCACAATAAGGGCACACTTGAGACTGATCCACGAAACAGGACTTTTGCCTTCGGTAAAGCGGCAACTGCCTATTCTTCTGCGATTGCACATACCAGACTGGTGCATAAATACTGTGAAAGTGAAACGACCAGCTGATAAATATCATAACCGCTGAACCATCTCCATATGGTTCATCCATTTTTGCTGTTTACCATTGAACCAGCACCTTTGGTCTCGTCCTCCAGGGCATCGGTAAACCGCTGCAGGAGGGCGTGCCTTTGTTCGGCGATCTCCGCTGCGGCATCTGTGTATATCAGGCCCCTGAGTTTCAGCAGTTTTTCATGGATGTGATCATTGGCGTCACGGATGCCGCCCCCGTGTTCGCCTGCCTGAAGAAACGTCCTTGCGATCCCGACCGCCCCCATAGCGTCGAGTTTGTCGGCATCAGAGAGGATCTTTGCCTCCAGAGTCTCAGGTTCGGCGCCTGTGCTGTAGCGGTGGGTGCGTATTGCATGAGTGATCGCCCGGATGCATTCTGCGTCATAGCCATTTGACCTGAGGTACTCTTCTGCAATTCGTGCCCCCTCCTGTTCATGCGGGATGCCGCTCTCCTCTTCAAGGGGACGGGCGATATCATGGAAGAGGGCAGCCGGAATTAGAACCCGCATATCCGCACCCTCGGCCCGGCCGATCTCCCGACAGAGGCGGGTGACGCGGAGGATGTGGTCAAGTCCGTGGGCTCCCGACTGCCTGAAGCAGGTCTCAACAAAGGTCAGTATTGTCTCCGTCTCCGTACTCATGTTAAGAGAGGTTGACTCTGAGCAGAAATAAGGGGACCGGACTATATACCGGACAACACCTCAGGGATAATATCCTGACCAAAAGCACCGGAAAAAGCTCCGGAGTGATACCTTCTATGGATATTATTTTGATTCCACGATGGCCCGCATCCCGCTCATGAACATAATGATCCACGGGATCAGATACCTGAGAATTTAGCAGAAAGATACACTCTCCAGGTTTTAGAACGATGAGAAGCAGTATTCGGGGGTGCATGACATTTGTCCGTCAGGGAACTGCAGCACCCTACACTACCTGAGCTAAATTTTCATCAGAAGGATCACTTGCACATTTCAAAGCCCCAAAAAGTGTTGGAAGAGTAAAAATAATAAAAACGGCAATAATCGCAAATTCCCTGAGAACGGGTGCCATCATATTTGTATAATTTTATCTACAACATAAAATAATCTTAAAATTAATGTGATACATTGTTGATCATAGAAAAGTGGCGTTTTCACTCCTTTGTTGTGAAAAATTTGAAAAGTGCGAGGGGAGTGATTCGAACACTCGAACTCCTACGAGACTAGGCCCTCAACCTAGCGCCTTTGACCTGGCTTGGCAACCCTCGCCTGCAATTTAGAATAAGCACAACAGCATCTTCGGATGCCACTTGAGCCTTTACATTTACGATTTACAATTATTTATGCATTCTTATTTGATGCAGGAGATCTCTTTGAATTTATGTGTTATCACAGACACAGGGTAGAGATTTTACCATTTTCTTAGAGGTGTTACCTGAAATTTAGAAGAATCCTGCCTTTTTATGAATGGTGGAAAAAATCTGAGAGAAAATACTAACAAACGTGTCTAAAATTAATGAAACAAAAACCTGAAAAACTAAAAGCGGGCCCAAGGGGATTTGAACCCCCGACCACCTGGTTAAAAGCCAGGCGCTCTGCCTAACTGAGCTATAGGCCCCTGAGATAATAGAATATGATATCGACCAATATGAACGTTTTTATTTGATTCTGAAAGAGCCATCAGGCATGACTACTGAATGAAAAATAAAAAACG
Proteins encoded in this region:
- a CDS encoding HD domain-containing protein, with protein sequence MSTETETILTFVETCFRQSGAHGLDHILRVTRLCREIGRAEGADMRVLIPAALFHDIARPLEEESGIPHEQEGARIAEEYLRSNGYDAECIRAITHAIRTHRYSTGAEPETLEAKILSDADKLDAMGAVGIARTFLQAGEHGGGIRDANDHIHEKLLKLRGLIYTDAAAEIAEQRHALLQRFTDALEDETKGAGSMVNSKNG
- a CDS encoding C45 family peptidase: MMKTFRQKAHMLCLTCLILFILSGTVVFAVESLPVGTNPGPVSEQYSPPPGLMPVVILQGSPYEMGYQYGLQVPEYLAIVRDSVWAGALSEKSYDEILDECRVDKEYIARELNDFQFIEFFKGISDAMNDQGYAFTPVDPIVMLYYGGHNGPAPEEHCTAFAAYGNATNNTLIVGDNFDYYSVSSNSYQVLLFLYPDNGYSCIIPSGAGRTGNNVVVNEKGLVYITTAGPAQGAGDTGPGISAFLELPSVGMSAASVPEGEEILLNITRSFSLSRLLADTSGNAEVIESTREKFAIRNGSEDFIIAANHYLNPAMKESQKIWDPLRYYPSSYYRYITAEKQIRDGYGKLDYENFRHILSSSDWWDGQAWHRDDRWSSNTINRFRPTGATLYSLITVPGDRVVSICQGNPDMPGWGTRAPGQTGTYVSFTLGSSPEYMVYKLRSDADAHMWETIQLRGDAPDTWTNEQWNSIENDYWEGNWWHNKGTLETDPRNRTFAFGKAATAYSSAIAHTRLVHKYCESETTS